The sequence GCAGGGTAATGACAGggtttaaaggaataaggttgACTCTGTTTAGGTAGGTTAGTTAGCGGAAGTCAAATTGACCTGAAGTCAATGATAACTAGCTCCATTAATTAAATGCACGTGCCTAGGCACGTGACCAACTGCCCTTGCGTCTAAATAGATAAAGTgaaattaataataaaacagTAGTTAAACTGGGgttaattatattataaagctattttttatatatatttaagcttttaaaagtaataaaaaattatatttaaaaataaataaagttaaattaataaagaaataatAGTTTAAACTAAAGTTATTTAACTTTATAAGGGTTATTAATAAACCCTCTTAGCTAGTAAGGACTTTTAAAACCTACCTCTATAATAGGTACTTAGATTAACTAATAAGTTAATAGCGGAAAGTCTTCTCGGATATCGGAATGTGGGGTCTGGTTCGCTTGGTAATACAGTTAAGTCaactaaggtaaggtacctatctcatctcactaACGTCACAACCACTTCTCAAACGCGTCTCTGAACCAAACATTGCCAATCACTAGCTGCTCACACGCAAAAACAGCGAAATGGCGACACGCGTGGTCCCAGGGCGCAGTTTCACGCTGCGAGGCGTTGTAGTTGGTCTCGCTGTTGGCaccatcatctgcttctccaATATGTACTTCGGCTTGCAGACTGGATGGGTTTCCATCATGTCAATGCCTGCGAGTCTCATGGGCTTTGGCATCTTCCGGCTCCTTGCGCCGCACCTGAGGTTTCCATTTTCTCCCGTTGAGAACGTATTGCTCCAGAGCGTAGCTTGTGGCATGGCTATTATGCCACTGGGATGCGgctttgttggtgttgtatgtCATCTAGACTCATCTTATACCAAGAGATTGTTCTGACTAGCGAGGCAGATCCCGGCATTGAACTATCTTTTGGCTCAAGTTGAGCAAGGCCCGATCAATCTGAGTACCTGGCAGCTCATCATCTGGTCTCTGGGACTCTGCTACTTTGGCGTCGTCTTTGCTGTTCCCCTGTAAGCCATTATATGATCCGTGTCTTTCTGCTCCAATCTTACTGATATCTACCAGACGCAAGCAAGTCATCATCCGAGAGCGCCTCAAATTTCCCAGTGGGTTCAGTACGGCCGTACTGATCTCAGTATTGCACGGACAAGGCCGGCAATCGACCAAGGACGAGCTTGACGCTGCTGCTAAGGGTGGCTTTGCAAGTCTCGTTCCTCGTGACGAGCCTCTTCAACCAGACACCGTTGGCCGGGCTGCTACGGACCAGGAGCATCAGCAGGATGCCGGCGATGCCGTGCCGGACAAAGGAGATTGGGCAGCCAATATTAAACTGTTACTTTTGTGTTTTGGCGGCTCTGGGCTTTATACGCTGGCGACATATTTTTTCCCTATACTGCGCAACTTGCCAATCTTTGGTTCTGTCGCAGCTCACACATGGCTGTGGACATTTAACCCCAGCTTCGCTTATATCGGTCAGGGAATCATTATGGGGACCGAAACGACGCTGCATAtgcttcttggtgctgtAGTTGGCTGGGGAATCCTCAGTCCCCTGGCCAAATCTCGGGGGTGGGCGCCTGGTGATGTTAATGATTGGGAACATGGTAGCAAGGGATGGATCATTTGGATCTCGTTGGCTATTATGCTGGCGGATGCAATTGTCAGCCTTGCTTACGTTGCCCTCCGCGGAATCTTTGCCAGCCAACAGGTTACTGGGATTATGTCTTCCCTACGCCAGAGAGTACAGGAACATGGCGTCTCTGGCTTGTGGAGGAATCCGAGCCATGACTATTCGCCGCTCTTGAGCagagagactgagactgctcAGAGGCGCTATGGAGCTGATGAATATGCCCCTGTCCAAGACGAcaatgaggaggatgctcCTCCCCACCAGCGCATCGGGCCCCGTATGGTAACGATCGGCCTTCTTGCTTCGATAGCTCTGTGCGTCCTCACTATTCATTTGGTCTTTGGTGACCTTGTACCGCTCTACGCCACCACCATTGCTGTTCTCATGGCTCTGGTGTTAAGCATCATGGGAGTTAGGGCGCTGGGCGAGACGGATCTGAACCCCGTATCTGGGATTAGCAAACTCGCGCAGCTATTCTTTGCCTTTATCATCCCTCAGACTCACAAGTCCAGTGTCTTGATCAACCTGATCGCCGGTGCTGTAGTAAGTGATTCCCTATGCCTACATGTTCAGGCAAATGTTCTAATCTGCCACAGTCCGAAGCTGGTGCTTTGCAAGCTGGCGATCTCATGCAGGACCTCAAAACTGGGCACTTACTGGGAGCAGCTCCGAAAGCCCAATTCTGGGGTCAAGTCATTGGAGCAAGCGTCGGTGCTGTTCTGAGTGCATTCATCTACCGTGTCTACACGAGGTGGGTAACCTATCACTTCGCCATACCGCACTTGAAAGAGGACCTGGCTGACACCGTTGAAACGCAGCGTATATACGATTCCTGGTGATCTCTTCCAGGTACCAACCGCCTACGTCTGGATATTCACTGCAAGGCTCGTCACAGGTTCTGGGCTACCATATCGTGTCAAGGAATGGGCCATTGGAGCTGCGGTTCTATTCGCAGTTGCCACTATCACCAGAACGCTCGCTATCGGTAAAAGATGGCGACCTCTTATTCCTGGTGGCATTGCTGTCGCCGTTGGTAAGTTGACTACTATATGTGACCCCAAGGGAGATACTATCGCTGACACCTGACAAGGCATGTATAACGTCCCGTCTTTCACACTGGCTCGAACCGTTGGCGGTCTATTTGCATGGTACTGGACTCATATCGCGCGGCGGACGCAGACCCCTCTGATCATTTTTGCTTCGGTACGTGTCTTGTCCATTCCATGTCACATCTATCCTAACCCCTTTAGGGATTCATTCTTGGCGAGGGTTTCCTGAGCATTGTAAACCTCTTGCTGCAAGGCTTGAATGTTCCTCATCTGTGACTGCATCGCATACCATATTCGACTCGTGGagtcaccatcttctcagacTTTGCTGGCCGTCTCCAAGCCTGATAAAAGAAGCATTTTATTTCAGCTGCCATGAGTGCTTCCTTGAGCCACCCTCAGGATCGGTCCAAGAAGCCCTCAAAACCAACGCTCGGGCATTGTCGTCAGCCGCCGCAAAAACGATATTTCCTGAGAGACTCTGGGGCGACTTGGCAGATGATTTCGCCTCTGGAGgagcgagaagaaggccctgCTTCCAGTGTGTGACAGTGCCAGAAGGCCCGGTAGTGAACGCTACGCCTCCCTGGTCTTTCTTGTCCCAGGTCTCTGGTGTTGTCTCGGCAGGGGGTACTGGGTCGCTTCTGGATGTCgtgaagaagttgtcgaACCAAATGAGGAACCCGTCAACATTTTCGACCTCACGGGTGAGTTTTGACGACCACTTGGCGCTGAACTGAAGATCCTCGGTCTTGACGGTATGGAGATCAAGCACCTTGAAGGGGTAGGGTTCACCACAGACAGAACTTTGTGGCATGGCCTCGACACGGGCCTCTTCGTAGATACCTTCTTGCATAGTCTTCATGTCAAAGCCGTAGACATCTCTCCAGAAAGAGATGTGGTCCGAAACATACTCGGGGTCTGCGATGGGGGCAATCCAGATTGTGGCAGAGCTGGGCGCGAGAATACCATCGGGCTTCAGGTAACGGTCTCGAGCGTACAAGACACTTGGAAGCATAGCCTCATAGAGAAGACAGTAGCCCATCCACTCGCTGACAATGATATCGACCTGGCCTACAGGCAGCTTGACATCCTCAATGGCGCCCTGGAGAGTTGTGATAACATCGGACAGGCCGTTGTGGAAAATATTCTTCCTagccttgacgatgatgtctgACTTGTCAACAGCAATGACTTGCTTAGCGCCAGCCTTTGCCGCAAACATACTCAAAATACCTAGGTTAAAAGCTTTAGTGCTGAATCAAGATCGAAACCATAACTAGGCTTACCAGTGCCACATCCGATATCGAGGACgaccttgtccttgaagatgtgctTATTGTTGTAGATGAAGTCACGGTACGCATCAGTTCGCACGGTATCTTTCAGCATGGTCTCGTGAATTTCTAGACCCAACCAGTCAGTATGAACAGATCAAGATATCGATCGATAACTGGTGGGATATACCATGTGCGGCGTAAGACTCGAAATAGTAGGCAGAgtcatccttcttctctgttgcAGCCGTCTCGGTATCATCGCCCCATCGCTTATCAAGTGTCTGCTGAACCGTCAAGCGGTAGCTAGCAAATTGAtctctgagcttctcgagctcctcctccagttcCCTGTTACGGGCCTTGAGATTTCCATCGTTGGATTCAGCTGCTTGGTCGTTGGTAATGTTCTCCAATACTTCGTCCAGCGAAAAGATGAGAGCATCGTTCTCCAGAACAGGCTGAAGGTACTTCTCGTCTTCGAGGTCTTTTGCAGAGATCTCCTTGGGCAATGGTGTGCCATTCTTTACACTATCACGAACAAagttgacgagcttgacagCACCGTGAAAGTCAAGCTGAAGCTTTTGGACATAATCGGCAAAGCTGAAACCATGATTCTTGCTGCTATCCTCGAGCATAGCGGCAACAGTAGGGAAGGTTTGggcgctgaagaaggatgtAATGGGGATTGACTCCTCATCCGACTCGAGGTCGAGCCATTCGCCCTCATCAGAGATAGATTCGTGACTAGACATTTTCCCCTTTTCACTGCAATACAATGCAAGACCAGGCCAGATCGAACCAAGTTGAATCAAGAACTCGAGTGGTGttggttttgttttgtttggtTTGCACCGAGTTAGCTAACCTAACCTTAGCTTGGAGAATATTTTGTGGGATCACGGTGATTGGAGAAGGCTATGCCCTGTTGGGGATTTTTTTCTGGGTCATGATAGGTAGAAAGTCAAAGGCAAATGGCTTTGCAACCATCCAGATGCAATCCGCGAGGTGTTTGCCGTTAGTTAATAGATATGATATGTCTGTAAGGGGGTATATGGCATATATtcctgtctgtctgcctgtCTGTTTGGCGGCTTTGCTGATgtacctttttttttttttcatcTTTTGGCTGTCGGCTTCTGTTTCgtctcttccttttcgtcatcgtcattctcAGGCTCTTggtcgtcttcttctccatcatcatcatcatcatcgtcgtcgtcatcctcatcttcctcaccatcatcgtcctcgccgtCTGATACGgtttctccaagctcaacgagaCGAGCCTGTAGTCAAGTCAGTTAGTATAGCGTATGCAAATGGGAGCACCGCGTTTCTTGACTTGCCTTGTATTTGGCCACTTTTTCCTCCAAATCGCCAAACACCATGAGGAGGTCATCAAGTTCGGACTGGGTGGTCTCTCTAGCCTCATTTGACTCctgcagcttcttctcagtcgcCTCTCTTGCCTTCCTAGCCTCCTCTTTTGCTGACTCCTTCGATTCTGATAGTTGCTTCTCGGCTGCGTCCTTTGCTTTTTTGGCAGCTGACAGTTCCGATTCCATCTGTGAGACATGTGagtttcttgaccatcttccATCAGGACAGGTTGATAATCGCAAACCTTCTTGAGCTTAGCCTCCAAGTCCTTCTTTCCAGCGTCTCCTCCGCtgagctgcttctcgaggctctggcacttct comes from Fusarium verticillioides 7600 supercont3.33 genomic scaffold, whole genome shotgun sequence and encodes:
- a CDS encoding protein arginine N-methyltransferase 3 is translated as MSSHESISDEGEWLDLESDEESIPITSFFSAQTFPTVAAMLEDSSKNHGFSFADYVQKLQLDFHGAVKLVNFVRDSVKNGTPLPKEISAKDLEDEKYLQPVLENDALIFSLDEVLENITNDQAAESNDGNLKARNRELEEELEKLRDQFASYRLTVQQTLDKRWGDDTETAATEKKDDSAYYFESYAAHEIHETMLKDTVRTDAYRDFIYNNKHIFKDKVVLDIGCGTGILSMFAAKAGAKQVIAVDKSDIIVKARKNIFHNGLSDVITTLQGAIEDVKLPVGQVDIIVSEWMGYCLLYEAMLPSVLYARDRYLKPDGILAPSSATIWIAPIADPEYVSDHISFWRDVYGFDMKTMQEGIYEEARVEAMPQSSVCGEPYPFKVLDLHTVKTEDLQFSAKWSSKLTREVENVDGFLIWFDNFFTTSRSDPVPPAETTPETWDKKDQGGVAFTTGPSGTVTHWKQGLLLAPPEAKSSAKSPQSLSGNIVFAAADDNARALVLRASWTDPEGGSRKHSWQLK